A single region of the Lineus longissimus chromosome 14, tnLinLong1.2, whole genome shotgun sequence genome encodes:
- the LOC135499004 gene encoding uncharacterized protein LOC135499004 isoform X1, whose product METETKAKITQLHNMLGLALRTQVTSDELKQLLQYFHGCGVGRREQENIVDFLTLWQKLETKKIIEQRKYSILEDAFRGIKAPAHISVIKEFEEKMKSEDGLYNDWVIDNKTVESVEELKDLIRKYEPLLQIRRGVVLNNAVFCRITNDGGQMQLRNGTAKLQVPLNAMVANADVVFWIFRVPAEKKRHLRITNPRSLRIVQCSLPFQFGPPGLVFRNQVILTLKDLSLARSVSPEPMLICRKKDGGKKWTKLGSCFCDVRNQTATAQVKKFSSYVLGRPATDHTHLLNVHVLVEFRVAVDEDDSAFYIYFLMNDYSYVSEFVQKQQICVIIEACLYLDPQNDVNVSVIYANGCKHNTEDVRDDALQGLAEFPVQIPLPSSIVHGDIEALTLMQDGNILLRLPIGTTKERPGASDTRTDSLRTDMTEKITESKDLATDLQSRSQHSEEAMVCEDTDVDYGLGKGRAETECAAVSDCADKSVYKASKSGKEMTMCALHKRLALDLEMQLSSEDIKRLKHQFIKFGITSESDMDSVSDDILDLLPLLEREKIIEIGNYSKLKDALRAIGETDCVHAIEDFERCVKHEGKVIIPPHKKLASALELHLTSQAVKRLKRYFIKRRITSQSDMDSVPDDILALLPLLEREKIIELGNYSKLKDALRAIGETDCVIAIEDFERCVKHEGKVIIPPHKKLASVLEMHLTSQDVKRLKHYFIHIQITSESDMECVSDDILDLLPLLERKKIIELGNYSILKDALRAIGEMDCVHAIEDFEEGMKYKEHGEDTPTAGPSKSYVRASDERKVPQSAESKAQ is encoded by the exons ATGGAGACCGAAACGAAAG CCAAAATAACACAGCTACACAACATGCTGGGATTAGCTCTCCGCACACAAGTAACATCCGATGAGCTAAAGCAGCTACTGCAATATTTCCATGGGTGCGGGGTTGGAAGACGAGAGCAAGAGAATATAGTGGACTTCTTGACCCTCTGGCAAAAACTCGAGAC AAAAAAGATCATTGAACAGCGCAAATATAGTATACTCGAAGATGCTTTCAGAGGAATCAAGGCACCTGCACACATAAGCGTTATCAaagagtttgaagaaaaaatgaaaagtgaAG ACGGCCTGTACAATGATTGGGTTATCGATAACAAGACCGTAGAAAGCGTAGAAGAGCTAAAAGATTTGATAAGGAAGTATGAGCCGTTACTGCAAATCCGTCGCGGAGTCGTACTCAACAATGCAGTTTTTTGTCGTATCACAAATGATG GTGGACAAATGCAGCTGCGAAACGGCACAGCAAAGCTCCAAGTTCCTCTGAATGCAATGGTAGCAAATGCAGATGTCGTGTTTTGGATCTTCCGTGTACCAGCGGAAAAAAAAAGACATCTACGAATAACAAATCCTCGTTCCTTACGCATCGTGCAATGCTCCCTTCCGTTCCAATTTGGCCCGCCAGGGCTTGTCTTTAGGAACCAAGTAATTCTCACACTCAAGGACCTTAGTTTGGCAAGGTCTGTTTCACCCGAACCCATGTTGATCTGCAGAAAGAAAGACGGGGGGAAAAAGTGGACGAAATTGGGATCCTGTTTCTGTGATGTAAGAAATCAGACTGCCACTGCTCAGGTCAAGAAGTTCTCTAGCTACGTGCTCGGGCGACCAGCGACAGATCACACACATCTCTTGAATGTGCACGTGCTGGTAGAGTTCAGAGTTGCAGTAGACGAAGACGATAGTGCCTTCTATATATATTTTCTGATGAATGACTACAGTTACGTCTCG GAGTTTGTTCAGAAACAGCAAATATGCGTTATCATAGAGGCGTGTCTGTACCTGGACCCACAGAATGATGTGAATGTCAGCGTGATATATGCCAATGGATGTAAACATAATACTGAG GACGTACGAGATGACGCATTGCAAGGTCTTGCAGAATTTCCTGTTCAGATTCCCTTACCAAGCTCTATCGTGCACGGTGATATCGAGGCACTGACTCTGATGCAAGATGGTAACATTCTGCTTCGTCTTCCTATTGGAACAACTAAAGAAAGGCCAGGCGCATCGGATACTCGAACT GACTCCCTAcgaacagacatgacagagaaaataaccgaatcaaaggaTTTGGCAACGGACCTCCAGTCACGGAGCCAACATTCTGAGGAGGCAATGGTATGCGAGGATACGGACGTGGACTATGGATTGGGAAAAGGAAGGGCTGAAACAGAATGTGCTGCTGTTTCCGACTGTGCTGATAAGAGTGTCTATAAGGCCTCAAAATCGGGTAAAGAAATGA CCATGTGCGCACTGCATAAAAGGCTAGCGCTAGATCTCGAAATGCAGCTGTCATCAGAGGACATTAAGAGATTGAAGCATCAATTCATAAAGTTTGGAATTACTTCAGAAAGTGATATGGATAGCGTTTCTGATGACATCTTAGATCTTTTGCCCCTGTTAGAACG GGAAAAGATCATTGAGATTGGCAATTACAGTAAATTAAAAGACGCTCTGAGAGCGATTGGTGAAACGGATTGCGTTCATGCCATAGAAGACTTTGAAAGATGTGTGAAACATGAAGGTAAAG TCATCATACCACCCCATAAAAAGCTGGCGTCAGCTCTGGAATTGCACTTGACGTCACAGGCCGTTAAGAGATTGAAGCGTTACTTCATAAAACGCCGAATTACTTCACAAAGTGATATGGATAGCGTTCCTGATGACATCTTAGCTCTTTTGCCCCTGTTAGAACG GGAAAAGATCATTGAGCTTGGCAATTACAGTAAATTAAAAGACGCTCTGAGAGCGATTGGTGAAACGGATTGCGTCATTGCCATAGAGGACTTTGAAAGATGTGTGAAACATGAAGGTAAAG TCATCATACCACCCCATAAAAAGCTGGCATCAGTTCTGGAAATGCACTTGACTTCACAGGATGTTAAGAGATTGAAGCATTACTTCATACATATTCAAATTACTTCAGAAAGTGATATGGAGTGCGTTTCTGATGACATCTTAGATCTTTTGCCCCTGTTAGAAAG GAAAAAGATCATTGAGCTTGGCAATTACAGTATATTAAAAGACGCTCTGAGAGCGATTGGTGAAATGGATTGTGTCCATGCCATAGAGGACTTTGAGGAAGGAATGAAATACAAAG AACATGGAGAGGACACACCGACAGCTGGTCCATCGAAATCATACGTTAGGGCCAGTGATGAGAGGAAAGTGCCTCAAAGTGCTGAATCAAAAGCACAATAA
- the LOC135499004 gene encoding uncharacterized protein LOC135499004 isoform X2, with protein sequence METETKAKITQLHNMLGLALRTQVTSDELKQLLQYFHGCGVGRREQENIVDFLTLWQKLETKKIIEQRKYSILEDAFRGIKAPAHISVIKEFEEKMKSEGGQMQLRNGTAKLQVPLNAMVANADVVFWIFRVPAEKKRHLRITNPRSLRIVQCSLPFQFGPPGLVFRNQVILTLKDLSLARSVSPEPMLICRKKDGGKKWTKLGSCFCDVRNQTATAQVKKFSSYVLGRPATDHTHLLNVHVLVEFRVAVDEDDSAFYIYFLMNDYSYVSEFVQKQQICVIIEACLYLDPQNDVNVSVIYANGCKHNTEDVRDDALQGLAEFPVQIPLPSSIVHGDIEALTLMQDGNILLRLPIGTTKERPGASDTRTDSLRTDMTEKITESKDLATDLQSRSQHSEEAMVCEDTDVDYGLGKGRAETECAAVSDCADKSVYKASKSGKEMTMCALHKRLALDLEMQLSSEDIKRLKHQFIKFGITSESDMDSVSDDILDLLPLLEREKIIEIGNYSKLKDALRAIGETDCVHAIEDFERCVKHEGKVIIPPHKKLASALELHLTSQAVKRLKRYFIKRRITSQSDMDSVPDDILALLPLLEREKIIELGNYSKLKDALRAIGETDCVIAIEDFERCVKHEGKVIIPPHKKLASVLEMHLTSQDVKRLKHYFIHIQITSESDMECVSDDILDLLPLLERKKIIELGNYSILKDALRAIGEMDCVHAIEDFEEGMKYKEHGEDTPTAGPSKSYVRASDERKVPQSAESKAQ encoded by the exons ATGGAGACCGAAACGAAAG CCAAAATAACACAGCTACACAACATGCTGGGATTAGCTCTCCGCACACAAGTAACATCCGATGAGCTAAAGCAGCTACTGCAATATTTCCATGGGTGCGGGGTTGGAAGACGAGAGCAAGAGAATATAGTGGACTTCTTGACCCTCTGGCAAAAACTCGAGAC AAAAAAGATCATTGAACAGCGCAAATATAGTATACTCGAAGATGCTTTCAGAGGAATCAAGGCACCTGCACACATAAGCGTTATCAaagagtttgaagaaaaaatgaaaagtgaAG GTGGACAAATGCAGCTGCGAAACGGCACAGCAAAGCTCCAAGTTCCTCTGAATGCAATGGTAGCAAATGCAGATGTCGTGTTTTGGATCTTCCGTGTACCAGCGGAAAAAAAAAGACATCTACGAATAACAAATCCTCGTTCCTTACGCATCGTGCAATGCTCCCTTCCGTTCCAATTTGGCCCGCCAGGGCTTGTCTTTAGGAACCAAGTAATTCTCACACTCAAGGACCTTAGTTTGGCAAGGTCTGTTTCACCCGAACCCATGTTGATCTGCAGAAAGAAAGACGGGGGGAAAAAGTGGACGAAATTGGGATCCTGTTTCTGTGATGTAAGAAATCAGACTGCCACTGCTCAGGTCAAGAAGTTCTCTAGCTACGTGCTCGGGCGACCAGCGACAGATCACACACATCTCTTGAATGTGCACGTGCTGGTAGAGTTCAGAGTTGCAGTAGACGAAGACGATAGTGCCTTCTATATATATTTTCTGATGAATGACTACAGTTACGTCTCG GAGTTTGTTCAGAAACAGCAAATATGCGTTATCATAGAGGCGTGTCTGTACCTGGACCCACAGAATGATGTGAATGTCAGCGTGATATATGCCAATGGATGTAAACATAATACTGAG GACGTACGAGATGACGCATTGCAAGGTCTTGCAGAATTTCCTGTTCAGATTCCCTTACCAAGCTCTATCGTGCACGGTGATATCGAGGCACTGACTCTGATGCAAGATGGTAACATTCTGCTTCGTCTTCCTATTGGAACAACTAAAGAAAGGCCAGGCGCATCGGATACTCGAACT GACTCCCTAcgaacagacatgacagagaaaataaccgaatcaaaggaTTTGGCAACGGACCTCCAGTCACGGAGCCAACATTCTGAGGAGGCAATGGTATGCGAGGATACGGACGTGGACTATGGATTGGGAAAAGGAAGGGCTGAAACAGAATGTGCTGCTGTTTCCGACTGTGCTGATAAGAGTGTCTATAAGGCCTCAAAATCGGGTAAAGAAATGA CCATGTGCGCACTGCATAAAAGGCTAGCGCTAGATCTCGAAATGCAGCTGTCATCAGAGGACATTAAGAGATTGAAGCATCAATTCATAAAGTTTGGAATTACTTCAGAAAGTGATATGGATAGCGTTTCTGATGACATCTTAGATCTTTTGCCCCTGTTAGAACG GGAAAAGATCATTGAGATTGGCAATTACAGTAAATTAAAAGACGCTCTGAGAGCGATTGGTGAAACGGATTGCGTTCATGCCATAGAAGACTTTGAAAGATGTGTGAAACATGAAGGTAAAG TCATCATACCACCCCATAAAAAGCTGGCGTCAGCTCTGGAATTGCACTTGACGTCACAGGCCGTTAAGAGATTGAAGCGTTACTTCATAAAACGCCGAATTACTTCACAAAGTGATATGGATAGCGTTCCTGATGACATCTTAGCTCTTTTGCCCCTGTTAGAACG GGAAAAGATCATTGAGCTTGGCAATTACAGTAAATTAAAAGACGCTCTGAGAGCGATTGGTGAAACGGATTGCGTCATTGCCATAGAGGACTTTGAAAGATGTGTGAAACATGAAGGTAAAG TCATCATACCACCCCATAAAAAGCTGGCATCAGTTCTGGAAATGCACTTGACTTCACAGGATGTTAAGAGATTGAAGCATTACTTCATACATATTCAAATTACTTCAGAAAGTGATATGGAGTGCGTTTCTGATGACATCTTAGATCTTTTGCCCCTGTTAGAAAG GAAAAAGATCATTGAGCTTGGCAATTACAGTATATTAAAAGACGCTCTGAGAGCGATTGGTGAAATGGATTGTGTCCATGCCATAGAGGACTTTGAGGAAGGAATGAAATACAAAG AACATGGAGAGGACACACCGACAGCTGGTCCATCGAAATCATACGTTAGGGCCAGTGATGAGAGGAAAGTGCCTCAAAGTGCTGAATCAAAAGCACAATAA